In Humulus lupulus chromosome 6, drHumLupu1.1, whole genome shotgun sequence, a single genomic region encodes these proteins:
- the LOC133785971 gene encoding receptor-like protein 33, which translates to MRMLLYYLVFFFLLIHSQLFISSSSSSPDHAPQCHPHESSALLQLKTSFKYPAPGTAFHAIDTWNNENCCTWDGITCDNVIGHVIGLDLFAWSLQGTISSNSTLFKLHHLQTLQLSDNDFRESFIVPEFGKFKNMTSLDLRYSNFSGHVPLEISHLSKLDYLALGGGYKVMIGENTFKALSQNLSNLTSFYLVSIDLSSLSLVISVKNFPSLMYIDLDNCKLSRKLLESIFELSNLTGLSLEDNEAPNVSLPTSNWSSALNSLTLRHNTFSIDLPLLLKDIPKSLSSLQLSFSNLVGPLPDNIQFYDSSNHLVHSAPNFTDLILSNNLLNGTIPTWIYALPYLEYLDLSDNQFTGEIIRDFETTSFGETVFLGITPRSTLQSQNLRHLDLSSNKFSGTLELEKLLISKRLAYLDLSSNNISVTFGNTKNYSLDNLEELYLSSCNITEFPHILKSSKILSTLDLSHNQIQGSAPKWLWEVGKNSLYNLTLSHNFLTYIEPLPWNRLLYLDLSSNSFSGPLPIIASYFLSFISVAKNQFVGEILTSFCNMSFLEVLDLSSNNLSGIIPRCIVKHGKRLSVLNFSRNKLYGTIPNTFLVGSTLRNLNLNGNHLEGSLPRSLEYCKNLEVLDLGNNILNDSFPHWLDSLPALRVLVLRSNRFYGSIGKPKIKYPFPELRIIDLSHNEFDGALPTKYFVNFKAMILNTKNVELKYMGEDYYQDSITVTMKGYELELVHILTIFVTLDFSYNNFSGEIPVFLGGLNALKGLNISHNMLRGTIPSSLGNLTNLEWLDLSANKLSGNIPWQLTDLIWLQILNLSENKLVGPIPNGKQFNTFSNDSFKGNLDLCGFPLSKPCNEEYEGSTMEQENESEDANGFTWKVVLLGNNNDTLPNILSELHLSSCGISEFPYSLRSLENLRYLDLSNNQIEGSVPQWLWNMGKDSLLQILDLSNNNLSENIPPCLGNSSLRVLDLHKNKLHGLIPSHFAKGNCLGVLNLKENQLEGSLPKSLLNCKELKFLDIGINKINGAFPWWLESLPNLQVLILRSNRFQGPIGNPKLRHPFHNLRIMDLSGNEFTDHLPQKYFKNFVGMMNATSDYLRYMEYPTLIRYYESSSLTIKGYYPELEKIQTMLIFIDFSRNNFTGEIPELLGKLNSLKGLNFSHNKISCNIPPSLGNLTNLEWLDLSSNELVGKIPWQLAANLNQLQILNLSVNQLEGLIPRSRQFDTFTNDSYKENLGLCGFPISESCNEDTIHQFQQEDNEEHVKGFDWKIVLIGFGSGMVIGISIGYMFLTDQNIDGIVKTLKGEQWHLMAKRSKQRRARQNVGIERRH; encoded by the exons ATGAGGATGTTGTTATATTATTTGGTATTCTTCTTCTTGCTCATCCATTCTCAACTTTTCATTTCATCATCTTCGTCTTCTCCTGACCATGCACCCCAATGCCATCCTCATGAAAGCTCTGCCCTTCTCCAACTCAAGACCTCATTCAAATATCCTGCTCCTGGAACTGCATTTCATGCTATAGACACCTGGAATAACGAAAATTGTTGCACGTGGGACGGAATCACGTGTGACAATGTTATAGGCCACGTCATCGGTTTGGATTTGTTTGCTTGGAGCCTTCAAGGCACTATCAGTTCCAACAGCACTCTCTTCAAACTCCACCATCTCCAAACCCTTCAACTTTCTGATAATGATTTTAGAGAGTCCTTCATTGTACCAGAGTTTGGCAAATTCAAGAATATGACCTCTCTTGATCTGCGCTACTCCAACTTCAGCGGTCATGTCCCTTTAGAGATATCCCATCTTTCCAAATTGGATTATCTCGCACTTGGTGGGGGGTATAAAGTCATGATAGGGGAAAATACCTTTAAAGCACTTTCTCAAAACTTATCCAACTTGACAAGTTTCTACCTAGTTAGTATTGATTTGTCTTCTCTCTCACTAGTAATCTCTGTCAAAAATTTCCCCTCTTTAATGTATATAGATCTCGACAATTGTAAGTTGAGTAGGAAGCTGCTAGAGAGTATTTTTGAGTTGTCGAATCTCACCGGTCTTTCTTTAGAAGATAATGAAGCACCAAATGTCTCTCTCCCAACATCTAATTGGAGTAGTGCACTTAACAGTTTAACTCTCCGTCATAACACCTTCTCCATTGACTTACCTCTATTATTGAAAGATATCCCAAAATCTTTATCTTCTTTGCAATTAAGTTTCAGTAACTTAGTTGGTCCACTTCCGGACAACATTCAATTTTATGACTCATCAAACCATCTCGTGCATAGTGCTCCAAATTTCACTGATTTGATTTTATCAAACAACTTACTCAACGGGACAATACCAACATGGATATATGCCCTACCGTATTTGGAGTATTTAGACCTCAGCGACAACCAATTTACTGGGGAGATAATTCGAGATTTTGAAACTACTTCATTCGGTGAAACTGTGTTTTTGGGCATCACTCCAAGATCAACATTACAAAGTCAAAACCTCCGACATTTGGATCTCTCATCAAATAAGTTCAGTGGTACTTTGgaattggaaaagcttttaatttCCAAAAGGTTAGCATATCTTGACCTTTCCTCTAATAATATTTCAGTAACTTTTGGAAACACCAAAAACTATAGTTTGGATAATCTTGAGGAATTATATCTGTCTTCTTGCAACATTACTGAGTTCCCACACATTTTAAAATCTTCAAAAATATTATCTACCTTAGATCTCTCCCATAATCAGATTCAAGGAAGTGCTCCTAAATGGTTATGGGAGGTGGGAAAGAATTCTCTCTACAACTTGACTCTTTCTCACAATTTTTTAACATATATAGAGCCTCTTCCATGGAATAGGTTATTATATCTTGATCTCAGTTCCAACTCGTTCTCAGGACCTCTTCCAATTATTGCATCATATTTTCTATCGTTCATCTCAGTAGCCAAAAATCAATTTGTGGGAGAGATCCTAACTTCCTTTTGCAACATGTCATTCCTTGAGGTGCTTGATTTATCTTCGAATAACTTGAGTGGTATCATTCCTCGATGCATTGTAAAACATGGTAAACGTCTTTCGGTCTTGAATTTTTCTAGGAACAAATTATATGGTACTATCCCCAACACATTTTTAGTAGGAAGTACTTTGAGAAATCTCAATCTAAATGGAAATCATTTAGAAGGCTCATTGCCAAGATCACTAGAATATTGCAAAAATCTTGAAGTTCTAGATCTTGGAAATAACATCCTCAACGACTCATTTCCTCACTGGCTAGACTCTCTTCCAGCCTTACGGGTTTTAGTCTTGAGATCTAATAGGTTTTATGGTTCGATAGGAAAACCTAAAATCAAATATCCTTTTCCTGAGTTAAGGATTATAGATTTGTCCCACAATGAGTTTGATGGTGCTCTTCCAACAAAATACTTTGTCAACTTCAAAGCTATGATTTTGAATACAAAGAATGTAGAACTGAAGTACATGGGAGAGGATTATTACCAAGACTCTATAACAGTGACCATGAAAGGATATGAGTTAGAGTTGGTGCATATCCTAACTATCTTTGTAACTCTTGATTTCTCATACAATAATTTTAGTGGAGAGATTCCAGTGTTCCTTGGAGGGCTGAACGCACTCAAGGGCCTCAACATTTCTCATAATATGCTCAGAGGTACCATACCATCATCATTGGGAAATTTGACTAACCTTGAGTGGTTAGACCTCTCTGCTAACAAGCTAAGTGGGAATATTCCTTGGCAGTTGACCGATTTAATATGGCTCCAAATCTTAAACCTTTCAGAAAACAAACTCGTGGGACCAATACCCAATGGTAAGCAGTTCAATACTTTTAGCAATGATTCATTCAAAGGAAATTTAGATTTGTGTGGTTTTCCACTGTCCAAACCATGCAACGAGGAATATGAAGGATCGACCATGGAGCAAGAAAATGAAtcggaggatgcaaatggatttacTTGGAAAGTTGTGCTATTGGG TAATAATAATGATACTTTGCCCAATATTCTTTCTGAATTACATTTGTCTTCATGTGGCATAAGTGAGTTCCCATACTCCTTAAGAAGCTTAGAAAATTTAAGATACTTGGATCTCTCCAACAATCAAATCGAAGGGAGTGTTCCCCAATGGCTATGGAATATGGGTAAGGATTCATT GCTTCAAATCCTTGATTTGTCAAATAACAATTTGAGTGAGAACATTCCTCCATGCTTAGGAAATTCAAGTCTCCGTGTGCTAGATTTGCACAAGAATAAGCTTCATGGCTTGATTCCTTCACATTTTGCAAAGGGAAACTGCCTAGGTGTTTTGAATCtcaaagaaaatcaattggaaGGTTCTTTACCAAAGTCTTTGCTCAATTGTAAAGAGTTGAAATTTTTAGATATTGGAATCAACAAGATAAATGGAGCATTCCCCTGGTGGTTGGAATCTCTTCCGAATCTCCAAGTTCTTATCTTGAGATCTAATAGATTTCAAGGTCCAATAGGCAATCCCAAGTTGAGACATCCCTTTCACAATTTGAGAATCATGGATCTCTCTGGCAATGAATTTACTGATCATTTGCcccaaaaatattttaagaattttgTGGGAATGATGAATGCTACTTCAGATTACTTGAGATACATGGAATATCCAACACTAATTCGATATTATGAAAGCAGTTCATTGACAATAAAAGGATATTATCCTGAGTTAGAGAAAATCCAAACCATGCTTATATTCATTGACTTCTCAAGAAATAACTTCACAGGAGAGATCCCAGAATTGCTTGGTAAGCTCAACTCACTCAAAGGGCTCAATTTTTCACATAACAAGATATCTTGCAATATTCCACCATCCTTGGGAAATTTGACCAATCTGGAATGGTTAGATCTCTCCTCGAATGAGCTTGTTGGGAAGATTCCATGGCAATTGGCAGCAAATCTAAATCAACTCCAAATTTTAAATCTTTCTGTGAACCAATTGGAGGGGCTTATACCTCGCAGTCGACAATTTGATACATTCACAAACGATTCATACAAAGAGAATTTGGGCTTATGTGGGTTTCCAATTTCAGAATCATGCAACGAGGACACCATACACCAATTTCAGCAAGAGGACAATGAGGAGCATGTGAAGGGATTTGATTGGAAAATTGTGTTAATAGGATTTGGAAGTGGAATGGTTATTGGAATTTCGATCGGATACATGTTCCTTACCGATCAAAACATTGATGGGATTGTCAAAACATTGAAAGGAGAACAATGGCATCTTATGGCAAAAAGATCAAAGCAGAGGAGGGCTCGTCAAAATGTTGGAATTGAGAGAAGACATTAG
- the LOC133785972 gene encoding receptor like protein 22-like — MNELNGTIPSWLYSLPSLQYLDLTSNKFSGSIQEFQHNSLEYLSLYSNNLQGSFPRSIFQQVNLTNLLLSSNNLSDALQFDHFSKLKKLQVLDLSNNSLSLVSISNNNDTLPNTLFELYLSSCGISEFPYSLRSLENLVYLDLSNNQIEGSVPKWLWNVGKDSLEFLDISHNSLTQIDQIPWKNLKYINLRSNRLQGHLPIPPPTTEISHLICNLSELLVLDLSNNNLSGNIPQCLGNSSLYVLDLHKNKLHGIIPSHFAKGNYLHVLNLNENQLEGSLPKSLLNCEWLEFLDIGNNKINGSFPWWLESLLNLQVLILRSNRFQGPIGNPKVRHPFHNLRIMDLSGNEFTGHLPQKYFKNFVGMMNATSDDLRYMQANLYGSYYEIISLTIKGYYAELEKIQTMLMVIDFSRNNFTGEIPELLGKLNSLKGLNFSHNKISGSIPPSLGNLTNLEGLDLSSNKLVGKIPWQLAANLNQLQFLNLSVNQLEGLIPRSRQFDTFTNDSYKKNLGLCGFPISESCNENTTHQFQQEDDEEHVNGFDWKIVLMGFGSGMVIGISVGYMFLSDKIIDGLVKTVKGEQWHLLAKRSKQKRARPNVGN; from the coding sequence ATGAATGAGCTTAATGGGACAATACCATCTTGGTTATATTCCCTTCCATCTTTACAATATTTAGATCTAACTTCCAACAAATTCAGTGGTAGCATTCAGGAATTCCAACATAATTCTTTGGAGTATCTTTCTTTATATTCTAATAACTTACAAGGCTCTTTCCCAAGATCAATTTTTCAGCAAGTCAATCTCACGAATTTGCTTCTCTCCTCAAATAACTTGAGTGACGCCTTGCAGTTTGACCACTTTTCAAAGTTAAAAAAGCTCCAAGTTCTTGATCTTTCTAATAATAGCTTATCACTGGTATCTATTAGTAATAATAATGATACCTTGCCCAATACTCTTTTTGAATTATATTTGTCTTCATGTGGAATAAGTGAGTTCCCATACTCCTTAAGAAGCTTAGAAAATTTAGTATACTTGGATCTCTCCAACAATCAAATTGAAGGCAGTGTTCCCAAATGGCTGTGGAATGTGGGTAAGGATTCATTGGAATTCCTAGATATTTCTCACAACTCTTTAACGCAAATAGATCAGATTCCATGGAAGAATCTAAAATACATTAACCTCCGCTCCAACCGACTTCAAGGTCATCTTCCAATCCCACCACCTACAACGGAAATATCACATTTGATTTGCAATCTCAGTGAGCTTCTAGTCCTTGATTTGTCAAATAACAATTTGAGTGGGAACATTCCTCAATGCTTAGGAAATTCAAGTCTCTATGTGCTAGATTTGCACAAGAATAAGCTTCATGGCATCATTCCTTCACATTTTGCAAAGGGAAACTACCTACATGTTTTGAATCTCAACGAAAATCAATTGGAAGGGTCCTTACCAAAGTCTTTGCTCAATTGTGAATGGTTGGAATTTTTAGATATTGGAAACAACAAGATAAATGGATCATTTCCCTGGTGGTTGGAATCTCTTCTGAATCTTCAAGTTCTTATCTTGAGATCTAATAGATTTCAAGGTCCAATAGGCAATCCCAAGGTGAGACATCCCTTTCACAATTTGAGAATTATGGATCTCTCAGGCAATGAATTCACTGGTCATTTGCCGCAAAAGTATTTTAAGAATTTTGTGGGAATGATGAATGCTACTTCAGATGACTTGAGATACATGCAAGCAAATCTATATGGTAGTTACTATGAAATCATTTCGTTGACAATAAAAGGATATTATGCTGAGTTAGAGAAAATCCAAACCATGCTTATGGTCATTGACTTCTCAAGAAATAACTTCACAGGAGAGATCCCAGAATTGCTTGGTAAGCTCAACTCACTCAAAGGGCTCAATTTTTCACATAACAAGATCTCTGGTAGTATTCCACCATCCTTGGGAAATTTGACCAATCTAGAAGGGTTAGATCTCTCCTCGAACAAGCTTGTGGGGAAGATTCCATGGCAATTGGCAGCAAATCTAAATCAACTCCAATTTTTAAATCTTTCTGTGAACCAATTGGAGGGGCTTATACCTCGCAGTCGACAATTTGATACATTCACAAACGATTCATACAAAAAGAATTTGGGCTTATGTGGGTTTCCAATTTCAGAATCATGCAACGAGAACACCACACACCAATTTCAGCAAGAAGACGATGAGGAGCATGTGAATGGATTTGATTGGAAAATTGTGTTAATGGGATTTGGAAGTGGAATGGTTATTGGAATTTCGGTGGGATACATGTTCCTTTCAGATAAAATCATTGATGGGCTTGTCAAAACAGTGAAAGGAGAACAATGGCATCTTTTGGCAAAAAGATCAAAGCAGAAAAGGGCTCGTCCAAATGTTGGAAATTGA